A genomic stretch from Colwellia sp. Arc7-635 includes:
- a CDS encoding VTT domain-containing protein — protein MKIFSALYEWTLKWAEHKFAPRILALLTFAESVFFPIPPDVLLAPMVLAQRDKAWQFATLTTIASVVGGVVGYGLGYLMFDPWIQPLITEFGYQARFDTAMLWFSEWGVWVVFIAGFSPIPYKLFTVSAGFLGMAFLPFLLASSIGRGMRFFLVAGVIRWGGAPMEKKIRQWVDVLGWLVVSAIVIAYIATR, from the coding sequence GTGAAAATATTTTCTGCATTATATGAATGGACACTTAAGTGGGCTGAGCATAAGTTTGCCCCTAGAATTTTAGCGCTATTAACTTTTGCTGAGTCGGTGTTTTTCCCGATCCCGCCAGATGTTTTACTTGCCCCTATGGTATTAGCACAACGCGATAAAGCATGGCAATTTGCCACATTAACAACGATTGCTTCTGTGGTCGGCGGTGTGGTTGGTTATGGTTTAGGTTATTTAATGTTCGATCCTTGGATCCAACCACTGATCACAGAATTTGGCTATCAAGCTAGGTTTGATACCGCAATGTTATGGTTCAGTGAGTGGGGCGTATGGGTTGTGTTTATCGCTGGTTTCTCGCCTATTCCATATAAGCTATTTACGGTAAGTGCTGGCTTTTTAGGTATGGCTTTTCTGCCTTTTTTATTAGCCTCTTCAATAGGCCGTGGTATGCGATTTTTCTTAGTTGCTGGCGTCATACGTTGGGGTGGAGCACCGATGGAGAAAAAAATTAGACAATGGGTTGATGTGCTAGGATGGCTTGTCGTTAGTGCTATTGTTATTGCTTATATTGCTACGCGGTAA
- the mutS gene encoding DNA mismatch repair protein MutS: MTTIKPDLSTHTPMMRQYLTIKAEFPNILIFYRMGDFYELFFDDAKKASDLLDISLTARGKTGGNAIPMAGVPYHAVEGYLAKLVKLGESIAICEQIGDPATSKGPVERKVVRVVTPGTVSDEALLSDRQDNLIVAIHQTPQGFGLAYLDMTSGRFVLVEPRTEEQVQAELQRLSPAELLYPESLAASNIIAGRKGLRRRPDWEFDLETSKTLLNKQFGTQTLSGFGVEDKPLGIAAAGCLFQYVKDNQRTALPHIRAIIGESASSAVILDAATRRNLELTQNLQGGSENTLAAILDKAATPMGSRLLKRWLHFPLRDLKALNNRQNAIEEILQQDLTFELNGNLKQFGDIERIVARIALRSARPRDFARMRNALMNLPDLQSLTASCTQPHLAALIKQCQPLPATQALLENAIVENPPVLIRDGGVIAPGYNAELDVLRDLSDGATEFLAQLEEREKARTGIQSLKVGYNRVHGFFIEMSRTAAVDVPDDYIRRQTLKNNERFITNELKQHEEKVLSAQSKFLALEKRLYDALFDLIMPELEKLQLLAQSLSEIDVLNTFAERAESLNYVKLTLQEASGINIEAGRHAVVEQMTSEPFIANPVVLNDSREMLIITGPNMGGKSTYMRQTALIVLLAHIGCYVPASAAKIGMVDRIFTRIGASDDLASGRSTFMVEMTETANILHNATNKSLVLLDEIGRGTSTYDGLSLAWACAEMLAIKTKAFTLFASHYFELTLLAEQIDTLANVHLDAVEHGDSIVFMHTVQEGAASKSFGLQVAQLAGVPKSVIQRAKQRLHELESMQAPSIMNNEPQAFEQLSLMETNHPVIDELSAIEVNDLSPKMALDLLYKLKELL, from the coding sequence ATGACAACAATAAAGCCAGACCTTTCAACTCACACTCCGATGATGCGTCAATACCTGACAATTAAAGCGGAATTTCCTAATATTTTAATTTTTTATCGTATGGGGGATTTTTACGAACTCTTTTTCGATGATGCTAAAAAAGCCTCTGACTTACTCGATATTTCGTTAACCGCACGAGGAAAAACTGGCGGTAATGCTATTCCAATGGCAGGCGTACCTTATCACGCTGTTGAAGGCTACTTAGCTAAATTAGTCAAACTAGGTGAGTCTATCGCTATTTGCGAGCAAATTGGCGACCCAGCGACCAGTAAAGGACCTGTTGAAAGAAAAGTTGTGCGTGTGGTAACGCCAGGTACGGTCAGTGACGAAGCACTGCTTAGCGATCGACAAGACAATTTAATTGTTGCGATTCATCAAACTCCACAAGGTTTTGGCCTAGCCTATTTAGATATGACCAGTGGTCGGTTTGTTTTAGTTGAACCTCGAACAGAAGAACAGGTACAAGCAGAACTACAACGTTTATCGCCAGCTGAATTATTATATCCAGAATCATTAGCCGCCAGTAATATTATTGCCGGTCGTAAAGGTTTACGCCGTCGTCCAGATTGGGAGTTTGATCTAGAAACCAGTAAAACATTACTCAATAAACAATTTGGTACTCAAACATTATCTGGCTTTGGTGTCGAAGATAAACCTTTGGGTATTGCCGCCGCAGGGTGTTTATTTCAATATGTAAAAGACAATCAACGTACTGCTTTGCCACATATTAGAGCTATTATTGGTGAAAGTGCTTCCAGTGCCGTCATTCTTGATGCTGCTACACGCCGTAATTTAGAGTTAACTCAAAATCTTCAAGGTGGTAGCGAAAACACCCTAGCAGCTATTCTCGACAAAGCTGCCACACCAATGGGTTCTAGGTTACTTAAGCGTTGGTTACACTTTCCGTTACGTGATTTGAAAGCTCTCAATAATCGCCAAAATGCTATCGAAGAAATACTACAACAAGATTTAACATTTGAACTCAATGGTAACTTAAAGCAATTTGGCGACATCGAACGTATTGTTGCGCGTATTGCTTTGCGCTCAGCTCGCCCTAGAGATTTCGCCCGTATGCGAAATGCCCTAATGAACTTACCTGATTTACAATCACTTACTGCCAGCTGCACACAACCGCACTTAGCAGCACTGATAAAACAATGTCAGCCATTACCAGCAACACAAGCTTTATTAGAGAATGCTATTGTTGAAAATCCTCCTGTACTCATTCGTGATGGCGGCGTAATTGCGCCGGGTTACAATGCCGAATTAGACGTATTGAGAGACTTAAGTGATGGTGCGACAGAGTTTTTAGCACAACTTGAAGAGCGTGAAAAAGCGCGTACCGGTATTCAGTCATTAAAAGTTGGTTACAATAGAGTTCATGGTTTCTTTATTGAAATGAGTCGTACTGCCGCTGTTGATGTTCCAGATGATTATATTCGTCGTCAAACATTAAAAAACAATGAACGCTTTATTACTAATGAATTGAAGCAGCACGAAGAAAAAGTATTGTCGGCACAAAGTAAATTCTTAGCACTTGAAAAGCGTTTATACGATGCGTTGTTTGACTTGATCATGCCTGAGTTAGAGAAGCTACAATTGCTCGCGCAATCGCTATCTGAAATAGATGTACTAAATACTTTTGCCGAGCGCGCAGAAAGCTTGAATTATGTTAAGCTTACTCTACAAGAAGCTAGCGGTATTAATATCGAAGCAGGTCGTCATGCCGTTGTTGAGCAAATGACATCTGAGCCTTTTATAGCTAATCCGGTCGTGTTAAATGACAGCCGAGAAATGTTGATTATTACCGGCCCTAATATGGGTGGTAAATCTACTTATATGCGCCAAACGGCTTTGATTGTGTTACTTGCCCATATTGGTTGCTATGTACCAGCAAGTGCTGCAAAAATTGGTATGGTGGATAGAATTTTCACCCGTATTGGTGCTTCTGATGATTTGGCCAGTGGTCGTTCAACTTTTATGGTTGAAATGACAGAAACTGCCAATATTTTACATAATGCTACCAACAAAAGTTTAGTCTTGTTAGATGAAATTGGTCGAGGTACCAGTACCTATGACGGTTTATCCCTAGCTTGGGCCTGCGCTGAAATGTTAGCGATAAAAACCAAAGCTTTTACACTTTTTGCGAGTCATTATTTTGAGTTAACCCTACTGGCTGAACAGATAGATACATTAGCAAATGTCCATCTTGATGCCGTTGAACATGGCGATAGCATTGTTTTTATGCACACAGTACAAGAAGGAGCGGCGAGTAAAAGCTTTGGTTTACAGGTTGCACAGCTTGCAGGCGTTCCAAAGAGCGTTATTCAACGTGCAAAGCAACGCCTACATGAACTTGAAAGCATGCAAGCACCTTCAATCATGAATAATGAGCCTCAAGCTTTTGAACAATTATCGTTGATGGAGACGAATCATCCTGTCATTGATGAATTAAGTGCAATAGAGGTAAATGATTTGAGCCCTAAAATGGCCTTAGATTTATTATATAAATTGAAAGAGCTACTTTAA
- the recA gene encoding recombinase RecA yields the protein MDDNKEKALSAALSQIERQFGKGSIMKLGDNHTMDVETISTGSLGLDIALGAGGLPLGRVVEIYGPESSGKTTLTLEVIAEAQRNGKICAFVDAEHALDPIYAAKLGVNINELLVSQPDTGEQALEICDMLTRSGAIDIIVVDSVAALTPKAEIEGDMGDSHMGLQARMLSQAMRKLTGNLKKSNTMIIFINQIRMKIGVMFGSPETTTGGNALKFYASVRLDIRRIGAVKNGDEIIGNETRVKVVKNKIAPPFKQVEFQILYGEGINSLGELVDLGVKNEMVEKAGAWYSYKGDKIGQGKANAAKYLKENPEIAKELDTRLRELLLLKNKPVETPEVPAK from the coding sequence ATGGACGATAACAAAGAAAAAGCATTATCAGCTGCCTTAAGCCAAATAGAACGTCAATTTGGTAAAGGATCAATCATGAAATTAGGCGACAATCATACGATGGATGTAGAAACAATTTCTACAGGATCATTAGGATTAGATATCGCTTTAGGAGCCGGCGGTTTACCTCTTGGCCGTGTTGTTGAAATTTACGGTCCAGAATCAAGTGGTAAAACGACGTTAACACTTGAAGTTATTGCTGAAGCGCAGCGTAATGGCAAAATTTGTGCCTTCGTAGATGCTGAGCATGCACTTGACCCTATTTATGCTGCAAAATTAGGCGTTAACATAAATGAATTATTAGTTTCTCAACCTGATACCGGTGAGCAAGCTCTTGAGATTTGTGACATGCTAACACGCTCTGGCGCTATCGATATTATTGTTGTCGATTCGGTTGCGGCATTAACACCAAAAGCTGAAATTGAAGGCGATATGGGTGATTCACACATGGGCTTACAAGCTCGTATGTTATCGCAAGCCATGCGTAAATTAACGGGTAATTTGAAAAAATCAAATACCATGATTATCTTTATCAACCAAATTCGTATGAAAATTGGCGTTATGTTTGGTTCACCAGAAACTACAACGGGTGGTAATGCTCTGAAGTTTTACGCCTCTGTTCGTTTAGATATTCGTCGTATCGGTGCCGTTAAAAATGGTGATGAAATTATTGGTAACGAAACGCGTGTAAAAGTGGTTAAAAACAAGATTGCACCTCCATTTAAACAAGTTGAGTTCCAAATCTTATATGGTGAAGGTATCAACAGCTTAGGTGAATTAGTTGACCTAGGTGTGAAGAATGAAATGGTCGAAAAAGCCGGTGCTTGGTACAGCTATAAAGGCGACAAGATTGGTCAAGGTAAAGCAAATGCGGCTAAATACTTGAAAGAAAACCCAGAAATAGCCAAAGAACTAGATACGCGTTTACGTGAACTCTTGTTATTAAAAAATAAGCCAGTTGAAACACCTGAAGTGCCAGCTAAATAA
- a CDS encoding peptidoglycan DD-metalloendopeptidase family protein, with protein MMKWMQSDFLSTNHLLVFLMILAIGGCSNRSKPAPVVDVQGSLPLSQRIKSSVTGSEYIVKKGETLYSIAWRADVDIRTLAAINDIKAPYNIYPQQKLFLTKKSSKPSRNNTKSKNTNYSKQKVVKKPIAQKKKQEYGGNVAGQKTSSKAPPQSKAFSQKIRHWKWPAKGKIINKFSTAKQGNKGIDIAGRRGDSVRATADGKVVYAGDALQGYGQLVIVKHNDDYLSAYAHNDRILVKEQQLVKAGQLIAKMGDTDAERIMLHFEVRFRGKSVNPMKYLPK; from the coding sequence ATGATGAAGTGGATGCAAAGTGATTTTTTAAGCACTAACCATTTGTTAGTGTTTTTAATGATATTAGCAATAGGTGGTTGCTCAAATCGTAGCAAACCAGCGCCTGTTGTTGATGTTCAAGGCTCCCTTCCACTTAGTCAAAGAATTAAGAGTAGTGTCACCGGAAGTGAATATATAGTCAAAAAAGGTGAAACATTATATTCGATTGCATGGCGCGCTGATGTCGATATTCGCACTTTAGCCGCCATTAATGACATTAAAGCACCTTACAATATCTATCCACAGCAAAAATTATTTTTGACCAAAAAATCGAGCAAGCCTAGTAGGAATAACACTAAGAGTAAAAACACTAATTATTCCAAGCAGAAAGTTGTAAAAAAACCTATTGCACAGAAGAAAAAGCAGGAGTATGGTGGAAATGTAGCAGGGCAAAAAACAAGCAGTAAAGCTCCGCCACAAAGTAAGGCATTTTCACAGAAAATAAGACATTGGAAATGGCCAGCGAAAGGAAAAATAATTAATAAATTTTCCACCGCAAAACAAGGGAATAAAGGAATCGACATTGCGGGACGACGTGGTGATTCGGTTAGAGCAACTGCAGACGGCAAGGTAGTTTATGCCGGTGATGCGTTACAAGGATATGGACAGTTAGTCATTGTTAAACATAACGACGATTACCTTAGTGCTTATGCTCATAATGATCGCATTCTAGTAAAAGAACAGCAGCTTGTAAAAGCCGGTCAACTGATTGCCAAAATGGGTGATACTGACGCTGAAAGAATAATGCTTCATTTTGAAGTTCGCTTTCGCGGAAAATCAGTAAATCCTATGAAGTATTTGCCGAAATAA
- the surE gene encoding 5'/3'-nucleotidase SurE yields the protein MRILLSNDDGVHADGIKVLFDELAKVFDVTVIAPDRNCSGASNSLTLLNPLRAQTLSNGFIAVNGTPTDAVHLGAAQLMQPKPDLVVAGINHGANLGDDTIYSGTVAAATEGRHLGMPAIAVSLVSSDPKHFQTAAVVTAKFIERLKLHPLPSDQIININVPDVPLDKLKGIQVTRLGHRHKAETMKKMQDPWQRDIYWYGPLGEELDAGMGTDFHAVANGYASITPLTIDMTAYKSMAQMTEWINELSL from the coding sequence ATGAGAATATTACTGAGTAATGATGATGGTGTTCATGCTGATGGCATCAAAGTTCTGTTTGATGAGCTAGCCAAGGTATTTGATGTTACCGTTATCGCGCCAGACCGAAACTGTAGCGGCGCAAGTAACTCGTTAACATTACTGAACCCATTACGAGCACAGACATTAAGTAATGGTTTTATTGCTGTAAATGGTACACCTACTGACGCTGTGCACTTAGGTGCCGCGCAATTAATGCAGCCAAAGCCTGATTTAGTGGTTGCGGGCATTAATCATGGTGCTAATTTAGGCGACGATACCATTTATTCTGGTACGGTTGCCGCGGCAACAGAAGGTCGTCACTTAGGCATGCCAGCTATTGCCGTGTCACTTGTATCTTCAGACCCTAAGCATTTTCAAACCGCAGCGGTTGTTACTGCTAAATTTATTGAGCGTTTAAAATTACATCCATTGCCTAGCGATCAAATTATCAATATTAATGTGCCAGATGTGCCGTTAGATAAACTAAAAGGTATTCAAGTAACCCGCTTAGGGCATCGCCATAAAGCGGAAACCATGAAAAAAATGCAAGACCCTTGGCAACGCGATATTTATTGGTATGGCCCGCTTGGGGAAGAACTTGACGCTGGCATGGGAACTGATTTTCATGCGGTGGCTAATGGTTATGCATCGATTACCCCATTAACAATAGATATGACCGCTTATAAAAGCATGGCACAAATGACAGAATGGATTAATGAACTCTCACTATGA
- the truD gene encoding tRNA pseudouridine(13) synthase TruD yields MKTENNKPVTKIDNQSELITAVESVTEAGVQAQAKVKAHEVQIETQTDAQPAEAKAPEQSQSPLPEFSYLYGKPKSTGLLRSEKSDFKVFEQIPFQPCGEGEHLFIHIRKTGANTAFVAKQLAQYFSVKESLVSYAGLKDRFAVTEQWFGVHVPGKQTYDLSDLNIEGVEVLTAKRHNKKLRIGSLDGNRFEITLRDVTDIDELVRRWHVVSNFGVPNYFGEQRFGINGGNIEKALGLFSGRKVQDKKKRGMYLSAARSLIFNQIISARIEQQNFDNILNGDVLMLAGTQSVFLADTVDESLTKRFTEHDLDITAPMWGAGELMTTTDAREFEQSIASELQAFCEGLPRFGLKQERRRTRLVIKDADIKVDNDIVTLSFFLPAGAYATTIMRELIAYKDMTERVDVDANRRMNAESNVKKSLTNHSTSNSTNNSSNFKG; encoded by the coding sequence ATGAAAACTGAAAATAACAAGCCGGTAACCAAAATTGACAATCAAAGTGAATTAATAACAGCTGTAGAGTCAGTGACTGAAGCCGGAGTTCAAGCCCAAGCTAAAGTGAAGGCTCATGAAGTTCAGATCGAAACTCAAACTGATGCCCAACCAGCAGAAGCTAAAGCACCAGAGCAAAGTCAATCACCACTGCCTGAGTTTTCCTATTTATACGGTAAACCTAAATCGACTGGCCTATTACGCAGCGAAAAATCAGATTTTAAAGTTTTTGAACAAATACCTTTCCAACCTTGTGGCGAAGGAGAACACCTGTTCATTCATATTCGAAAAACTGGTGCCAATACCGCTTTTGTTGCCAAGCAATTGGCGCAATATTTTTCTGTGAAAGAATCATTGGTTTCTTATGCTGGTTTAAAAGACCGCTTTGCGGTGACTGAACAATGGTTTGGTGTGCATGTTCCTGGTAAGCAAACTTATGACTTAAGCGATTTAAACATCGAAGGTGTTGAAGTGCTAACCGCTAAACGTCATAACAAAAAACTGCGTATTGGTAGTTTAGACGGTAACCGTTTTGAAATAACCTTACGTGATGTAACAGATATTGATGAATTGGTTAGACGTTGGCATGTAGTGAGTAATTTTGGCGTACCAAATTACTTTGGCGAGCAACGTTTTGGCATCAATGGCGGCAATATTGAAAAAGCCTTAGGTTTATTTTCTGGTCGAAAAGTTCAAGACAAGAAAAAGCGCGGTATGTATTTATCAGCAGCACGTTCATTGATTTTCAATCAAATAATCAGCGCACGCATCGAACAACAAAACTTTGATAACATACTTAATGGCGATGTTTTGATGTTAGCGGGTACACAATCTGTATTTCTAGCCGATACGGTTGATGAAAGCTTAACCAAACGATTCACGGAGCATGATCTCGACATTACAGCACCAATGTGGGGAGCTGGTGAGCTTATGACAACCACAGATGCTCGGGAGTTTGAGCAAAGTATTGCTAGCGAACTACAAGCATTTTGTGAGGGCTTACCGCGTTTCGGTTTAAAGCAAGAACGTCGACGTACGCGTTTAGTGATTAAAGATGCGGATATAAAAGTCGATAATGATATTGTCACCTTGTCATTTTTCTTGCCTGCAGGGGCTTATGCGACAACAATTATGCGCGAGTTGATTGCCTATAAAGACATGACAGAGCGTGTTGATGTTGATGCTAATAGACGTATGAATGCGGAAAGTAACGTGAAAAAAAGTTTAACAAATCATTCAACAAGCAATTCAACAAATAACAGTAGCAATTTTAAAGGCTGA
- the ftsB gene encoding cell division protein FtsB has product MRLITAVLLIFLVLLQYRLWFGKNSVPDYLALEQEVTRQIANNNKLKQRNKLLYADTDDLKSGTEAIEERARHELGMIKQGETFFRVIPNDDADEKERPR; this is encoded by the coding sequence ATGCGACTGATCACGGCTGTTTTACTAATTTTTCTGGTGCTTTTGCAATACCGACTCTGGTTCGGAAAAAATAGTGTGCCTGATTACTTAGCATTAGAGCAAGAAGTTACTCGACAGATAGCGAATAACAACAAGTTAAAGCAACGTAATAAATTACTGTACGCTGATACCGACGATTTAAAGTCAGGCACCGAAGCAATAGAAGAGCGTGCTCGCCATGAGTTGGGTATGATTAAACAGGGTGAAACATTTTTCCGCGTTATTCCAAATGATGATGCTGATGAAAAGGAACGACCACGATAA
- a CDS encoding fused MFS/spermidine synthase, with the protein MMLSATQLTQLQGEVIFQQTFDKQILKVFENIHYRWFTLGGSSIQAIMAKDQKHRSILAIPQALLIFLLWRENTQHILNLGLGAGGLERALNHYCAFNITAIEQQPEIIAMAKQFFSLPNNVISIAGSAQSYLAKKAGSFDVILCDVYQNEQSPDALFSKDFYHNISANLNDEGCALISINISSQQQLTTLLATLRSLKFHLALIDFTDYKNILIIISKCPLPDKNKLMIFNQKKLAALEIDFSPYIERIHVIPSTAR; encoded by the coding sequence ATGATGCTAAGTGCAACACAACTAACCCAATTACAAGGTGAGGTGATTTTTCAACAAACGTTTGATAAGCAAATATTAAAGGTATTTGAAAACATTCATTACCGCTGGTTCACCTTGGGGGGAAGTTCCATTCAAGCCATTATGGCTAAAGATCAAAAACATCGTTCTATATTAGCTATCCCACAAGCGTTGTTAATATTTTTATTGTGGCGCGAGAACACCCAGCATATTTTAAATTTAGGTTTAGGTGCCGGTGGGTTAGAACGTGCGCTAAATCACTATTGTGCATTCAATATTACGGCTATTGAGCAACAACCCGAAATAATAGCGATGGCGAAGCAATTTTTCAGCTTACCAAACAACGTGATATCGATTGCAGGTTCTGCTCAATCTTACTTAGCAAAAAAAGCAGGTAGTTTTGATGTTATTCTGTGCGATGTTTACCAAAACGAACAATCCCCTGATGCTTTATTTAGCAAAGACTTTTACCACAATATCTCAGCAAACCTTAATGATGAGGGCTGCGCACTTATCAGTATTAATATAAGCTCACAGCAACAGTTAACGACACTGCTCGCAACCTTACGATCGTTAAAATTTCATCTCGCGTTGATCGACTTTACTGACTATAAGAATATTTTAATTATTATCAGTAAGTGCCCCTTACCTGATAAAAATAAGCTCATGATATTCAATCAAAAAAAATTAGCAGCACTGGAAATAGATTTTTCGCCTTATATCGAGCGAATACACGTTATCCCAAGCACAGCACGATAG
- the rpoS gene encoding RNA polymerase sigma factor RpoS, giving the protein MGIKKEIQCSNVAEKEKPKSTKAEIIEESPSSLDATQIYLSEIGFSPLLTAEEEVYYSRLSLKGDEASRKRMIESNLRLVVKIARRYNNRGLPLLDLIEEGNLGLIRAVEKFDPERGFRFSTYATWWIRQTIERAIMNQTRTIRLPIHVVKELNIYLRTARELVQKLDHEPTAEDIAFELDVPVESVSKMLRLNERIASVDSPFGGEGEKVLLDVIPDEKAGGPETKLQTNDIKNSIVGWLNELNSKQREVLARRFGLLGYEAATLEDVGVEIGLTRERVRQIQVEALKRLRDILSQQDLSIEALFQV; this is encoded by the coding sequence ATGGGCATAAAAAAAGAAATACAGTGTTCTAATGTTGCAGAGAAAGAGAAGCCAAAAAGCACTAAGGCAGAAATCATTGAAGAAAGTCCATCAAGCTTAGATGCAACACAAATATATTTAAGTGAAATTGGTTTTTCTCCGTTATTAACCGCCGAAGAAGAAGTCTACTATTCCCGCCTTTCATTAAAAGGTGATGAAGCATCCCGTAAACGAATGATAGAAAGTAATCTTCGTTTAGTCGTAAAAATCGCTCGCCGATACAATAACCGTGGCTTACCATTACTTGATCTTATCGAAGAGGGTAACTTAGGTTTAATCCGTGCTGTTGAAAAGTTTGATCCTGAACGCGGCTTTAGATTTTCAACTTACGCTACCTGGTGGATTCGTCAAACCATTGAACGCGCCATCATGAATCAAACTCGTACGATTCGATTACCCATTCATGTGGTTAAAGAACTCAATATATACTTGCGCACTGCTCGCGAGTTAGTCCAAAAACTTGATCACGAACCTACTGCTGAAGACATTGCCTTTGAGCTTGATGTTCCCGTTGAATCTGTTAGCAAAATGCTACGCTTAAACGAACGCATTGCCTCGGTAGATTCCCCTTTTGGTGGCGAAGGTGAAAAAGTATTATTAGATGTTATTCCAGATGAAAAAGCTGGCGGTCCAGAAACTAAACTCCAAACTAATGATATTAAAAATAGCATTGTAGGTTGGCTGAATGAGCTTAACTCTAAACAACGTGAAGTCCTTGCTAGACGTTTCGGTTTGTTAGGCTATGAAGCGGCAACCCTAGAAGATGTTGGCGTTGAAATTGGACTAACACGAGAACGTGTACGTCAAATCCAAGTCGAAGCTTTAAAACGTTTACGAGATATTTTGAGTCAGCAAGATTTATCTATTGAAGCGTTATTTCAGGTTTAA
- a CDS encoding protein-L-isoaspartate(D-aspartate) O-methyltransferase, which translates to MKQSNINVRVGSSIGGKSSRSGEILAQKLLVEGIKNQQVLQAIARSPRHIFVPEILAHKAYDNTALPIGQGQTISQPYIVAKMSELLLADGVPESILEIGTGSGYQTSILAQLCSKVFTVERIKSLQWQAKRRLRSMDLHNVAMKHGDGWQGWHSKGPFQAIIVTAAPTEVPQALLEQLADGGRLIIPVGQQSQVLKLITRHGDEFKEQQIEAVRFVPLVPGALG; encoded by the coding sequence ATGAAACAAAGTAATATCAATGTCAGGGTAGGCAGTAGTATTGGCGGAAAGTCGAGTCGAAGCGGTGAAATATTAGCGCAGAAACTACTGGTTGAAGGTATAAAAAATCAGCAAGTATTACAGGCTATTGCTCGATCACCTCGTCATATTTTTGTGCCAGAAATTTTAGCGCATAAAGCCTATGACAATACTGCACTACCTATTGGCCAAGGACAAACAATATCACAACCTTATATTGTGGCAAAAATGTCAGAGCTTTTACTGGCTGATGGCGTGCCGGAAAGTATTCTTGAAATAGGAACGGGCTCTGGTTATCAAACCTCTATTTTAGCGCAGTTATGCTCCAAGGTTTTTACTGTCGAGCGAATAAAGTCGCTGCAGTGGCAAGCGAAACGTAGATTGCGCAGCATGGATTTACATAATGTCGCCATGAAACATGGCGATGGTTGGCAAGGCTGGCATAGTAAAGGGCCTTTTCAGGCGATTATTGTGACAGCAGCACCTACTGAAGTGCCTCAGGCGCTATTAGAGCAGCTTGCTGATGGTGGCCGTTTGATTATTCCTGTTGGCCAACAAAGCCAAGTTTTGAAGTTAATTACGCGTCATGGTGATGAATTTAAAGAACAGCAAATTGAAGCTGTTCGTTTTGTTCCACTAGTACCAGGCGCTTTAGGATAA
- the ispD gene encoding 2-C-methyl-D-erythritol 4-phosphate cytidylyltransferase, producing MNSLLGQFTVVVPAAGVGKRMRTSCPKQYLTIQHKTILEHTVQRLLSHDAINHVIIALGEEDEYFPSTALAHNENISCVVGGKERVDSVLAGLKHLNAAKDPWVLVHDAARPCVRHQDLTRLIEYCLANDHGGLLAAPVRDTMKQANSEQLVEVTLERSQMWHALTPQMYKTAELNSAIDSALTKGVTITDESSAMEASGYASGLVNGCSDNIKITQPEDLLLAEFILNQQKNNLSLEAICE from the coding sequence ATGAACAGTTTACTCGGGCAATTTACTGTCGTAGTGCCCGCCGCAGGTGTAGGTAAACGCATGCGAACGTCTTGTCCCAAACAATATTTAACCATTCAACATAAAACCATTTTAGAACATACCGTGCAACGCCTTTTGAGCCACGATGCTATTAATCATGTCATCATAGCCTTAGGCGAAGAAGACGAATATTTTCCTAGTACTGCCTTAGCGCATAATGAAAATATTAGTTGTGTTGTCGGTGGTAAAGAACGTGTTGACTCAGTACTCGCGGGTTTAAAACATTTAAATGCAGCTAAAGACCCTTGGGTGCTAGTGCACGATGCCGCTAGACCTTGTGTGCGTCATCAAGACCTCACTCGACTTATTGAATATTGCTTGGCAAATGACCATGGCGGCTTGTTAGCTGCCCCCGTTCGCGACACGATGAAGCAAGCGAACAGCGAGCAATTAGTAGAGGTTACGTTAGAACGCAGCCAAATGTGGCATGCACTAACGCCGCAAATGTATAAAACTGCGGAATTAAACTCTGCCATCGACTCTGCTTTAACAAAAGGGGTAACCATTACTGATGAGTCATCAGCGATGGAAGCATCGGGTTATGCAAGTGGTTTAGTTAATGGTTGCAGCGACAATATCAAGATCACTCAGCCTGAAGATTTGCTTTTAGCTGAGTTTATTCTCAATCAACAAAAAAATAATTTATCATTAGAGGCAATATGCGAATAG